The Nerophis ophidion isolate RoL-2023_Sa linkage group LG07, RoL_Noph_v1.0, whole genome shotgun sequence genome contains a region encoding:
- the LOC133556167 gene encoding uncharacterized protein LOC133556167, producing MECICGKVCKNRHGLRIHQARMKCMQKVVESQRTGTTPGETQEEPGPESPHSARSLQVMQPPEAHRTSEHRRVKWPQASKEKEWLQFDEDADTILETTAKGDADRRLKTMTTIIISLAAERFGLEEKRAAKPPYIMNNRASKIHQLRQELKCLRQQFKVAREEDRGPLAELRCIIRKKLITLRRAEWHRRRRKERSRRRAAFLANPFGVTKQLLGQKRSGRLACSKAEVDHHLKQIYSDGCREQDLGPCRSLINPPTPTLDFDGKEPGRKEIQEVVRRARTSSAPGPSGVPYKVYKNCPRLLHRLWRILKVIWRRGKVADQWRQAEGVWIPKEEKSKNINQFRTISLLSVEGKIFFSLMARRLTDYLLKNSYIDTSVQKGGIPEVSGCLEHTGVVTQLIREARENKGDLAVLWLDLENAYGSIPHKLVEEALNRHHIPKKFRDLILDYYANFHLRVSSGKTTSDWHRLEKGIITGCTISVILFALAMNMLVKSAEVQCRGPLSRSGVRQPPIRAFMDDLTVTTTSVPGCRWILNGLQEVISWARMNFKPANSRVLVLKKGKVTGKFCFSLGTTKIPSLTEEPVKSLGKVFNCSLRDTASTRSTNQDLETWLTVVDKSGLPGKFKAWIYQHGILPRILWPLMVYEVPISTVEGFEMRVSRFLRRWLGLPRSLSSIALYGHNNKLKLPISSLSEEFMVTRSRELLQYRESSDPKVAQAGIEVRTGRKWRAVEAVDVAEARLRQKVLVGTVAQGRSGLGSRRTPRYDKAQGKEKRSLILEEVRAGVEERRACQMAGMRQQGAWTRWEQVSERKVTWTELWKAEPHRIKFLIQAVYDVLPSPSNLFTWGKVETPGCPLCQRRGTLEHILSCCPKALGEGRYRWRHDQVLKAIADAICRGVSHSKSLRPVKSTAFIRAGEKSTPAARNTSSGLLATARDWELSVDLGKQLKFPDVVAKTTLRPDIVLTSVASKQVILLELTVPWEDRMEEANERKSAKYSQLVEECRSNGWRAMCRPVEVGCRGFVGKSLCRAYRMLGITGASQQRAMKLVTDAAEVASRWLWIRRGEAWHVGQ from the coding sequence ATGGAATGCATATGTGGGAAGGTATGCAAGAACCGACATGGCCTGCGGATCCACCAGGCCAGGATGAAGTGTATGCAGAAGGTGGTAGAATCACAGCGCACAGGAACTACgcctggtgagacgcaggaggagccaggcccggagtcaccccacagtgcccggagcctccaggtgatgcaaccaccagaagcacacaggacatcagaacatcgtcgggtaaagtggccccaagctagcaaggagaaagagtggctccagtttgatgaagatgctgataccatcttggaaacaacagccaaaggggacgctgatcgacgcctcaagacgatgaccacgatcatcatcagcctcgctgcagagaggtttggacttgaggagaagcgggcagcgaagcccccctacatcatgaacaatagagcgagtaaaatccatcagctcaggcaggaactgaagtgtttaagacagcagttcaaggttgcacgtgaagaggatagggggcctcttgcggaactacgttgtataatccgcaagaagctaataaccttgaggagagcggagtggcataggaggaggaggaaggaaaggtccaggaggagagctgcctttctggcgaatccctttggagtcacaaaacagctgctaGGACAGAAGCGAAGCGGTAGACTGGCCTGCTCCAAAGCTGAGGTCGACCACCACCTCAAGCAAATTTACAGCGATGGATGCAGAGAACAAGACCTAGGCCCCTGCAGGTCCTTGATCAATCCACCAACACCAACGCTTGACTTCGATGGGAAAGAGCCCGGCAGGAAGGAAATCCAGGAGGTGGTCCGCAGGGCAAGGACGAGCTCTGCTCCAGGGCCCAGTGGAGTACCTTATAAGGTCTATAAGAACTGTCCAAGACTACTCCACAGACTCTGGAGAATCTTGAAGGTGATCTGGAGGAGGGGCAAGGTAGCAGACCAGTGGAGACAGGCAGAGGGTGTGTGGATCCCAAAGGAGGAGAAGTCTAAGAACATCAATCAGTTCCGAACCATCTCGTTGCTGAGTGTTGAAGGGAAGATCTTCTTCAGCCTCATGGCCAGGCGACTGACAGACTACCTCCTGAAGAACTCCTACATTGATACATCGGTCCAGAAAGGAGGGATCCCAGAGGTATctggatgtctggagcacacaggcgtggtcactcagctcatcagggaagccagggagaataagggggacctggctgttctgtggctggacctcgaaaatgcctatggatccataccccacaagctggtcgaagaggcactgaatcggcatcacattccaaagaagttcagagacctcattctggactactatgccaacttccatctaagagtctcctccggaaaaacaacctccgactggcacaggcttgaaaaggggatcatcactggctgtacgatctcagtcatcctctttgcgctcgccatgaacatgctggtgaagtctgcggaagttcagtgcagaggtcccctctccaggtctggagtccggcagccacccatccgagccttcatggacgacctgacagtgaccactacatccgtcccaggttgcaggtggatcttgaatggccttcaggaggtgatttcctgggctcgcatgaacttcaagccggccaattcgagggtcctagtgctaaagaaaggaaaggttactggcaagttctgcttctcacttggcaccaccaaaataccatcactcaccgaggaacctgtgaagagcttgggaaaggtgtttaattgcagcctgagagacacagcctccacaagatcgaccaaccaagacctggagacctggctgaccgtggtggataagtctggccttcctggcaagttcaaggcctggatttaccagcacgggattctccctcggatcctctggcccctcatggtgtacgaagtccccatttcaacggtggaaggctttgagatgagggtcagtaggttcctgcgcaggtggctaggactgccgcgaagcctgagcagcattgctctatacgggcataacaacaaactgaagctccccatcagcagcctgagcgaggagttcatggtgacacggtccagggagctcctacagtatcgggagtccagtgacccaaaggttgcacaggctgggattgaagtcaggacggggcggaagtggagagctgtcgaggctgtggatgttgcagaggcaaggctacggcaaaaggttttggtgggaacagtggcgcaggggagatctggcttaggtagcagaagaacacctcgctatgacaaggcgcaggggaaagagaagaggtcactgatcctcgaggaagtgcgagcaggagttgaggaaaggcgagcctgccagatggcgggaatgcggcaacagggcgcctggacgagatgggaacaagtatcagagcgtaaggtcacatggaccgagctctggaaagccgaaccccatcgaataaagttcttgatccaggcggtctacgatgtgctgccaagtccatccaacctcttcacctggggaaaggtggagacaccagggtgccccctctgccagaggagaggaaccttggagcacatcctaagctgttgtccaaaagccctgggtgaagggcggtaccgctggcgacatgaccaggtcctgaaggccatagctgatgccatctgcaggggagtcagtcacagcaagagcctccgcccagtgaagagtactgctttcatcagagctggggagaagtcaacaccggctgcccggaacacctcgtctggcctgttggcaacagcacgcgactgggagctgtcagttgatctgggaaagcagttgaagttccctgacgtggttgctaaaacaacactaaggccagatattgtgctcacctcagtggcctccaagcaggtaatcctcttggagctcacagtgccttgggaggaccgtatggaggaggccaatgagaggaagagtgcaaagtactctcagcttgtggaggagtgtcggagcaatgggtggcgagcgatgtgccggccggttgaagtggggtgtcgagggtttgtgggcaaatctctctgcagggcctacagaatgcttggcatcacaggggccagccagcaaagggccatgaagttagtcacagatgcagcagaagtggcatcaaggtggctgtggatcaggaggggagaggcgtggcatgtagggcagtag